Proteins encoded within one genomic window of Gloeobacter kilaueensis JS1:
- the metH gene encoding methionine synthase: MTHPFLELLRQRIVVFDGAMGTSIQKMGLSAEDFGGAQLEGCNEYLVISKPEAIEQIHASYLEAGADVIETDTFGCSTIVLAEYGLADRAYELAFQAAQLARRVADRYSTPDKPRFVAGSIGPGTRIATLGQTDYDALKAAYLDNVRGLVDGGADVLMVETCQDLLQIKAVLADIALVFEQKGIRLPVITSLTIEQQGTMLVGSDISAALGALLPYPIDVLGLNCATGPDLMSEHLRYLAHNSPFAISVIPNAGLPENVGGHAHYHLTPEEMVSHVRRFVDELGINIVGGCCGTTPEHIRALAQAVEGVKPRERQVQVVPQVASLYNPVPLSIDPAPLLVGERLNANGSKKFRELLLVEDWDGIVGMAREQEREGAHILDVCVDYVGRDGVRDMNETVARLKTQATVPLMIDSTEIPVIHTALKQLGGRAIVNSINLEDGEVRMQKLLPLCHEFGAAVVALTIDETEGMARTAARKLAVARRIHDLAVYKYGLKSEDLIFDPLTFTLGSGDADSRRLGIETLEGIRLIKEQLPGTRTILGLSNISFGLNPAARQVLNSVYLYYAVQNGLDMAIVHASKILPLNRIEPEERELHRKLIFDEHDAGDPLQNLLAFYARQEGGGKTRKQPTIDASAPVEERLKRRIIDGNRVGLDKDLAEALKTHPPLTIINVHLLDGMRVVGELFGSGQMQLPFVLQSAETMKAAVGYLEPFMEKSEGSTRGTVVIATVKGDVHDIGKNLVDIILSNNGYRVINLGIRQPVENIIAAYQEHHADCIAMSGLLVKSTGFMKENLEVFNEREITAPVILGGAALTRRFVEVDCQNVYRGKVVYGRDAFADLYFLDALVEAKSRSAWKDIEGFVDGFVPTSDDLKRLVAGSEAAAVSRPAATFRSTDALAEPEAISPIVRSAVAREVPRPVPPFWGVRLLGPEDLDLADIFRYLDLNALFAGQWNYRKAPDQSRSEYEAKRDAEMGPVLERLKAEVTENKLLHPQIAYGYFPCQAEGNTVQIYSFESFEQYRASGNPEHLAVRTRLHFPRQKGQDHLCIADYFADVTSGQLDVIGLQAVTVGHIATEYGQQLFKADRYSDYLYYYGLSVQTAEALADWTHTRIRHELAIAGKDAPDLRRLIAGGYQGARFSYGYPACPNLAEQAILLELVHADAIDLTMDESHQLFPEQSTTAIVCHHPEARYFGV; this comes from the coding sequence ATGACCCATCCTTTTCTCGAATTGCTGCGCCAGCGGATCGTCGTCTTCGACGGAGCGATGGGAACGTCTATTCAAAAGATGGGACTGAGCGCGGAGGACTTCGGCGGAGCCCAGCTCGAAGGCTGCAACGAATATCTGGTGATCTCCAAACCCGAGGCGATCGAGCAGATCCACGCGAGCTACCTGGAGGCGGGGGCGGATGTGATCGAGACCGATACCTTCGGCTGCAGCACGATCGTGCTGGCCGAGTACGGTCTGGCAGATAGAGCTTATGAGCTGGCTTTTCAGGCAGCGCAACTGGCCCGCCGGGTGGCAGACCGCTACTCGACGCCCGACAAACCCCGCTTTGTCGCCGGTTCGATTGGCCCCGGCACCCGGATTGCGACGCTGGGGCAGACCGACTACGACGCCCTCAAGGCGGCCTACCTCGACAATGTGCGCGGCCTGGTGGACGGCGGGGCGGACGTGTTGATGGTCGAGACCTGCCAGGATCTGTTGCAGATCAAGGCGGTGCTCGCCGACATCGCCCTCGTCTTCGAGCAAAAAGGGATTCGCCTGCCGGTGATCACCTCGCTCACGATCGAGCAACAGGGCACGATGCTGGTTGGCTCCGACATCTCCGCAGCCCTCGGAGCCCTGCTGCCGTACCCGATCGATGTGCTGGGCCTCAACTGCGCCACTGGTCCGGATTTGATGTCCGAGCACCTGCGCTACCTGGCCCACAACTCGCCCTTTGCGATCTCGGTGATTCCAAACGCCGGTCTGCCGGAGAACGTCGGCGGCCACGCCCACTACCATCTCACCCCCGAAGAGATGGTGAGCCACGTGCGCCGCTTCGTAGACGAACTGGGGATCAACATTGTCGGCGGTTGCTGCGGTACTACCCCCGAGCACATCCGAGCCCTCGCCCAGGCAGTCGAGGGTGTCAAGCCCCGCGAGCGCCAGGTGCAGGTCGTTCCCCAGGTCGCCTCGCTCTACAATCCGGTGCCTCTAAGCATAGACCCGGCTCCGCTGCTGGTGGGCGAGCGCTTGAACGCCAACGGTTCTAAAAAATTTCGCGAGTTGCTGCTCGTCGAAGATTGGGATGGCATCGTCGGCATGGCCCGCGAGCAGGAGCGCGAGGGAGCGCACATCCTCGATGTCTGCGTCGATTATGTGGGCCGCGACGGCGTGCGCGACATGAACGAAACCGTCGCCCGGCTCAAGACCCAGGCCACCGTGCCCCTGATGATCGATTCGACCGAGATCCCGGTCATCCACACCGCCCTCAAGCAACTGGGGGGCCGGGCGATCGTCAACTCGATCAACCTCGAAGACGGCGAGGTGCGGATGCAGAAGCTGCTGCCGCTGTGTCACGAATTTGGGGCGGCGGTGGTGGCGCTCACGATCGATGAGACCGAAGGGATGGCCCGCACGGCGGCGCGCAAGCTGGCGGTGGCCCGGCGCATCCACGATCTGGCGGTCTACAAGTACGGCCTCAAGAGCGAAGATCTGATCTTCGACCCGCTCACCTTCACCCTCGGCTCCGGCGACGCCGATTCGAGGCGGCTCGGGATCGAAACCCTCGAAGGCATTCGCCTCATCAAAGAACAACTGCCCGGCACCCGGACGATCCTGGGATTGTCGAACATCTCCTTTGGTCTCAACCCGGCGGCCCGCCAGGTGCTCAACTCGGTCTACCTCTACTACGCAGTCCAGAACGGCCTCGACATGGCGATTGTCCATGCGAGCAAGATTTTGCCCCTCAACCGCATCGAGCCGGAGGAGCGCGAACTGCACCGCAAGCTCATCTTCGACGAGCACGACGCGGGCGATCCGCTCCAGAACCTGCTCGCCTTTTATGCAAGACAAGAAGGCGGCGGCAAGACGCGCAAGCAGCCCACGATCGATGCGAGCGCGCCGGTAGAGGAGCGGCTGAAGCGGCGGATTATCGACGGCAACCGGGTCGGCCTCGACAAGGATCTGGCCGAAGCGCTCAAAACCCACCCGCCCCTTACGATCATCAACGTCCATCTATTGGACGGGATGCGGGTGGTGGGTGAACTCTTCGGCAGCGGCCAGATGCAGTTGCCCTTCGTGCTGCAGTCGGCGGAGACGATGAAGGCTGCCGTCGGCTACCTTGAGCCCTTCATGGAAAAGTCCGAAGGCTCCACCCGTGGCACGGTCGTGATCGCGACGGTCAAGGGCGACGTTCACGATATCGGCAAGAATCTCGTAGACATCATTCTTTCAAATAACGGCTACCGCGTGATCAACCTCGGTATCCGCCAGCCGGTCGAAAACATCATCGCCGCCTATCAGGAGCACCACGCCGACTGCATCGCGATGAGCGGCCTGCTGGTCAAATCCACCGGCTTTATGAAAGAAAACCTCGAAGTCTTCAACGAGCGGGAGATCACCGCTCCTGTCATCCTGGGCGGAGCGGCCCTCACCCGCCGCTTCGTGGAGGTGGATTGCCAGAACGTCTACCGGGGCAAGGTCGTCTATGGCCGGGATGCCTTTGCGGACCTGTACTTTCTCGACGCCCTGGTGGAGGCCAAAAGCCGGAGCGCCTGGAAGGATATCGAGGGCTTCGTCGATGGCTTTGTTCCGACGAGCGACGACCTCAAGCGCCTGGTAGCTGGTTCTGAAGCGGCAGCAGTATCCCGCCCGGCTGCTACTTTCCGTTCCACCGACGCTCTGGCTGAACCCGAGGCTATTTCTCCCATCGTCCGCTCTGCCGTTGCCCGCGAGGTGCCCCGCCCGGTGCCGCCCTTCTGGGGCGTGCGTCTTCTGGGGCCAGAGGATCTAGACCTGGCCGATATCTTCCGTTACCTCGACCTCAACGCCCTTTTTGCCGGTCAGTGGAACTATCGCAAAGCCCCTGACCAGAGCCGTTCCGAGTACGAGGCAAAGCGCGACGCCGAGATGGGGCCGGTGCTCGAACGCTTGAAAGCAGAAGTAACCGAGAACAAACTCCTGCACCCGCAGATTGCCTACGGCTACTTCCCCTGCCAGGCCGAAGGCAACACCGTGCAGATCTACTCCTTCGAGTCCTTCGAGCAGTACCGCGCCAGCGGCAACCCCGAGCACCTGGCGGTGCGCACCCGGCTGCACTTTCCCCGCCAAAAAGGCCAGGATCACCTCTGTATCGCCGATTACTTCGCCGATGTTACAAGCGGTCAGCTCGACGTGATTGGCCTGCAGGCTGTCACTGTCGGTCACATCGCCACCGAGTACGGCCAGCAACTATTCAAGGCTGACCGCTACAGCGATTACCTCTACTACTACGGTCTGTCGGTCCAGACCGCCGAAGCGCTCGCCGACTGGACCCAC
- a CDS encoding glutathione S-transferase family protein, translated as MIKLYHLPVSFNSRRIWIALLEKALPFELVEMRLDGDQFQPDYLALNPFHHIPVLVDGGLRVLESLAILDYLEAKYPSPPLLPTDPAQVATVRMVELVTINELVPPYGLLVRHLMGANIEDAAAHQARQRIGTVLAFFEQLLGEKAYFAGEQLTLAEVVAGTIVPRVPGVGVLLDEYPRLQQWSRRLAGRPSWQQSEPKAADLAASRARMAAMAWRSQP; from the coding sequence GTGATCAAGCTCTACCATCTGCCCGTCTCGTTCAATTCCCGACGCATCTGGATTGCGCTGTTAGAAAAAGCCCTGCCCTTTGAACTGGTCGAGATGCGCCTCGACGGCGACCAGTTCCAGCCGGACTACCTGGCACTCAACCCGTTTCACCACATTCCTGTGCTCGTCGATGGCGGGCTGCGCGTGCTGGAGTCGCTGGCCATCCTCGACTACCTGGAGGCAAAATACCCCTCGCCCCCCTTGCTTCCCACCGACCCGGCCCAGGTGGCGACCGTGCGGATGGTGGAACTGGTAACGATCAACGAACTGGTGCCGCCCTACGGTCTGCTCGTCCGCCACTTGATGGGTGCAAACATCGAAGACGCTGCCGCCCACCAGGCCCGACAGCGCATCGGTACGGTTCTCGCTTTCTTCGAGCAATTGCTGGGTGAAAAGGCGTACTTTGCCGGTGAACAGCTCACTCTCGCCGAAGTGGTCGCAGGAACAATCGTCCCCAGGGTGCCAGGGGTGGGCGTGCTCCTCGACGAATATCCACGGTTGCAGCAGTGGTCCCGGCGGCTTGCCGGGCGTCCCTCCTGGCAGCAGAGCGAACCCAAGGCGGCAGATCTGGCAGCTTCTCGGGCACGCATGGCAGCGATGGCCTGGCGATCACAGCCTTGA
- a CDS encoding glutathione S-transferase family protein, which translates to MIELYTWNTPNGQKIPIFLEETGLPYALHPINIGKGEQKQPDYLAINPNGRIPAIVDSDGPDGKPLAIFESGAILIYLAEKSGQLLPQDPRRRIEVLEWLMFQMAGVGPMFGQLGYFKRQEPPNPPAVERFLQETVRLLGVLDGRLAQEPFLAGEYSIADISTFGWVRGAAQRLGVPLEEKPHVRRWLEAVAGRPAVQKALQILQEKCV; encoded by the coding sequence ATGATCGAGCTTTACACCTGGAACACGCCCAACGGTCAGAAGATTCCAATCTTCCTGGAGGAAACGGGCCTGCCCTACGCGCTGCACCCGATCAACATCGGCAAGGGCGAACAGAAGCAGCCGGACTACCTGGCGATCAACCCCAACGGTCGCATCCCGGCGATCGTGGATAGCGATGGACCGGATGGAAAGCCGCTCGCTATCTTCGAATCCGGCGCAATTTTGATCTACCTGGCAGAAAAGTCCGGCCAGTTGCTCCCGCAAGATCCGCGTCGGCGCATCGAAGTGCTCGAATGGCTGATGTTCCAGATGGCGGGTGTGGGGCCGATGTTTGGCCAACTGGGCTACTTCAAGCGCCAGGAACCACCGAATCCACCGGCAGTCGAGCGGTTTTTACAGGAGACGGTGCGGCTGCTGGGGGTGCTCGATGGACGGCTCGCCCAGGAGCCGTTTCTGGCCGGAGAGTATTCGATCGCCGATATTTCCACTTTCGGTTGGGTCCGGGGGGCGGCCCAGCGCCTCGGCGTACCGCTGGAGGAAAAACCGCACGTCAGGCGGTGGCTCGAAGCGGTAGCTGGGCGGCCTGCTGTGCAAAAGGCTCTGCAAATCTTGCAAGAAAAGTGTGTCTGA
- a CDS encoding S53 family peptidase, whose product MLTKLWRSALGLALGAGVLVSAVAVKAAPADRAVLTGSIRPFSDRVRVAGTAEAGAFVQFDVALKLRNYDALRARLARREKLSPSQLDREHLPLRSDQASLVSWLRENGLTVTRTYTNRLSLQVRGTVAQVEQALGVDLVRVTFEGKAYIAARTAPSLPTALSRFVLGINGLQPYLKARALNTGLQPQSPTAPFTTPYSVNDIKTAYNATGVPATGAGQRIAILIDTFPNDSDLTSFWSANGINQNLGNIEKVQAVGGTLPGVSGEESLDVEWSSSIAPEAKVRIYASQSLAFTNLDQTFQAIIADLQNGLSISALSISLGACESDLPSSQLSTDDQYLATIASFGVSTFVSSGDSGSNGGCSNGQGVDFYASSPNVTAVGGTSLTLDSSGAVVSETGWSGSGGGTSVNFGQPSWQAGIAPGSTRAVPDIAANADPNTGYYLVVNGQVQQIGGTSASAPVWAGFTTLFDQGRAAAGQGLLGLLNPTLYPLIGSANFRDITSGSNGAYAAAPGYDLVTGLGVPNVGTLYTTLTGSSGGGNPPPSGNLLTNPGFENGSSNPAPWVATPGVIDSSANPPANSGSWKAWLDGYGTTHTDTLYQQVAIPSTGNSATLSFYLYIATAETTTTTAYDTLTVQVRDSSGNVLGTLGSFSNLNATNSYAQKTFDLSPYRGQTVQIYLVGTEDASLQTSFVVDDFALSVQ is encoded by the coding sequence ATGTTGACGAAACTATGGCGATCCGCACTCGGCCTCGCTCTCGGGGCTGGAGTTCTTGTTTCGGCAGTCGCTGTCAAGGCGGCTCCCGCCGATCGCGCCGTGCTCACAGGGAGCATCCGGCCCTTCAGCGATCGCGTCCGCGTTGCAGGCACTGCCGAGGCGGGGGCGTTCGTCCAGTTCGATGTGGCCTTGAAGTTGCGAAACTACGACGCTCTGCGCGCCCGTCTCGCCCGGCGCGAAAAGCTCTCACCGTCCCAACTGGACCGCGAGCACCTGCCGCTGCGCTCCGATCAGGCGAGTCTGGTAAGCTGGCTGCGCGAGAACGGCCTGACGGTGACGCGTACCTACACCAACCGCCTGAGCCTGCAGGTGCGAGGGACCGTCGCCCAGGTGGAGCAGGCGCTGGGCGTCGATCTGGTGCGCGTCACCTTTGAGGGCAAAGCCTACATTGCGGCGCGCACAGCCCCTTCGCTGCCGACTGCCCTCAGCCGGTTCGTGCTGGGTATCAACGGCCTGCAGCCCTACTTGAAGGCACGGGCACTCAACACGGGCCTGCAGCCCCAGAGTCCGACCGCACCTTTCACGACGCCCTACTCGGTCAACGACATCAAGACCGCCTACAACGCGACAGGGGTACCGGCCACCGGTGCCGGTCAGCGCATCGCGATCTTGATCGATACCTTCCCGAACGACAGCGATCTCACCAGTTTCTGGTCCGCCAACGGCATCAACCAGAACCTGGGCAACATCGAAAAAGTCCAGGCAGTAGGCGGCACACTGCCGGGCGTATCGGGCGAGGAATCGCTCGATGTCGAGTGGAGCAGCAGCATCGCCCCGGAGGCGAAGGTGCGCATCTACGCGAGCCAGAGCCTGGCTTTTACCAACCTCGACCAGACCTTCCAGGCGATCATCGCCGATCTGCAAAATGGCCTCTCTATCTCGGCGCTGTCGATCAGCCTCGGTGCCTGCGAGTCGGATCTTCCCAGCTCACAATTGAGCACCGACGATCAGTACCTGGCCACGATCGCAAGCTTTGGGGTGAGTACGTTTGTCTCCAGCGGCGACAGCGGCTCGAATGGCGGCTGCAGCAATGGCCAGGGCGTAGATTTCTACGCGAGCAGTCCGAACGTGACGGCGGTGGGCGGCACCAGCCTCACCCTCGACAGTTCGGGAGCAGTCGTGAGTGAGACTGGCTGGAGCGGCAGCGGCGGTGGTACCAGCGTCAACTTTGGCCAGCCCAGCTGGCAGGCCGGTATCGCGCCGGGCAGCACACGGGCGGTTCCCGACATCGCAGCTAACGCCGATCCGAACACGGGCTACTATCTGGTCGTCAACGGCCAGGTGCAGCAGATCGGCGGCACCAGCGCCTCCGCCCCGGTCTGGGCCGGTTTTACGACCCTCTTCGATCAGGGCCGAGCCGCCGCCGGTCAGGGACTGCTGGGCCTGCTCAACCCGACCCTTTATCCGCTCATCGGCTCGGCCAACTTCCGCGACATCACAAGCGGCAGCAACGGTGCCTACGCCGCTGCCCCCGGCTACGATCTGGTGACTGGCCTCGGTGTGCCCAACGTGGGCACCCTTTATACGACTCTGACCGGTTCGAGCGGCGGCGGCAACCCGCCTCCCTCCGGCAACCTGCTGACTAACCCCGGTTTTGAGAACGGTTCGAGCAACCCTGCCCCCTGGGTGGCAACGCCTGGGGTGATCGACAGCTCCGCCAATCCCCCTGCCAACTCCGGCTCCTGGAAAGCGTGGCTGGATGGCTACGGCACCACCCACACCGACACGCTCTACCAGCAGGTGGCGATTCCTTCGACCGGCAACTCCGCCACTTTGAGCTTCTATCTCTATATCGCGACGGCGGAGACGACCACGACCACCGCCTACGACACCCTCACCGTCCAGGTGCGCGACAGTTCAGGAAACGTCCTCGGCACCCTGGGCAGCTTCTCGAACCTGAACGCCACAAACAGCTACGCGCAGAAGACCTTCGACCTCTCGCCCTACCGGGGCCAGACCGTCCAGATCTATCTGGTCGGCACCGAGGATGCTTCCCTGCAGACTTCCTTCGTAGTCGATGACTTTGCGCTGAGCGTCCAGTAG
- a CDS encoding polysaccharide deacetylase family protein has translation MSRALRSSGPTSNQLLRRILFLGAVVGVIAALAAWFLLTRPVAQPATATVNALPTPVTTDSLSDTAPASGPEDIAAAARLARVPAIMYHDIVEGKKAVWFDTTVDEFREQLAAIQAAGATPITIDQLYEHLKNGAALPAKAILLTFDDGYLGHLQYAYPLLQQYKYPAVFFVHTAYVGVRTGKAHMSWDDLKRIDSEGLVAIQSHTVTHPADLRTLSDAALDRELVESKRILEEKLGHPILYVCYPTGNQDERVRKAAIAAGYRMSFTMDLGYAGQSGSLLAVQRFIDTRLALALGNMGTPDLRVNMGAPIAKHEGTFERVKLVWLTGGTYLTDHSDGARYPVGTFVAREKAEAGINGGFFAFAKLHSSNSDMVGPYLAHNEGHFVSGAEQFDKSLRGRPVVLLSSTAVRFVPFSPETFNTEAGARMYLPDMSDMFVAGVWLVSDGHALTTEAIDQFKLANHAEFRRRAFMAIDKAGLPLVGATLSNVNASQLARALEAAGMREAVLLDSGFSTSLIYKGEVLVTGHTERSIPSRIVPHAILVFPPL, from the coding sequence TTGAGTCGCGCCCTGAGATCCTCCGGTCCCACGTCCAATCAACTGCTGCGCAGGATTCTGTTTCTGGGAGCGGTGGTTGGGGTGATTGCGGCCCTGGCAGCCTGGTTCCTCCTGACCCGGCCCGTTGCCCAACCAGCCACCGCCACCGTCAACGCCCTGCCGACGCCGGTAACGACCGATTCGCTGAGTGACACAGCTCCCGCGAGCGGCCCCGAGGACATCGCTGCTGCCGCCCGCCTCGCCCGCGTGCCCGCAATCATGTACCACGACATCGTCGAGGGCAAAAAGGCGGTCTGGTTCGACACGACGGTGGACGAGTTCCGCGAACAATTAGCGGCGATCCAGGCTGCCGGGGCGACGCCAATCACGATCGACCAGCTCTACGAACATCTCAAAAACGGTGCTGCCCTGCCTGCGAAGGCGATTTTGCTCACCTTCGACGACGGCTACCTGGGTCATCTCCAGTACGCCTATCCCCTTTTGCAGCAATACAAGTACCCGGCGGTCTTCTTTGTTCACACCGCCTACGTCGGCGTGCGCACCGGCAAAGCTCACATGAGCTGGGACGACCTCAAGCGCATCGATAGCGAAGGACTGGTGGCTATTCAGTCGCACACCGTCACCCACCCCGCCGACCTGCGCACTCTCTCAGACGCCGCCCTCGACCGCGAACTGGTCGAATCGAAGCGCATCCTCGAAGAAAAGCTCGGCCATCCGATCCTCTACGTCTGCTATCCCACCGGCAACCAGGACGAGCGGGTACGCAAAGCGGCAATTGCCGCCGGCTACCGGATGTCCTTCACGATGGATCTGGGCTACGCGGGCCAGTCCGGCAGTCTGCTCGCCGTGCAACGCTTTATCGACACGCGCCTCGCTCTGGCCCTCGGGAACATGGGCACCCCGGATCTGCGCGTCAACATGGGCGCTCCGATCGCCAAACACGAGGGAACTTTCGAGCGCGTCAAGCTCGTCTGGCTCACCGGCGGCACCTACCTCACCGATCATTCCGACGGAGCGCGCTACCCGGTGGGCACCTTCGTCGCCCGCGAAAAGGCCGAAGCGGGCATCAACGGCGGCTTCTTCGCCTTTGCCAAGCTCCACTCCAGCAACAGCGACATGGTCGGTCCCTACCTGGCCCACAACGAAGGCCATTTCGTGAGCGGAGCCGAGCAGTTCGACAAGTCCCTGCGGGGCAGGCCGGTCGTTCTTTTAAGTTCCACCGCCGTCCGCTTTGTACCCTTCAGCCCCGAGACTTTTAACACCGAGGCCGGGGCGCGGATGTACCTGCCGGATATGTCGGATATGTTCGTCGCCGGTGTGTGGCTGGTGAGCGACGGCCACGCCCTCACCACCGAAGCGATCGACCAGTTCAAACTGGCCAACCACGCCGAATTTCGCCGCCGCGCCTTTATGGCGATCGACAAAGCGGGCCTGCCTCTAGTCGGAGCCACCCTCTCCAACGTCAACGCGAGCCAGCTCGCCCGCGCCCTCGAAGCAGCCGGGATGCGCGAGGCGGTGCTCCTCGATTCGGGCTTCTCCACTTCCCTCATCTATAAAGGCGAAGTGCTCGTCACCGGCCACACCGAGCGCAGCATCCCGAGCCGCATCGTTCCCCACGCCATCCTCGTCTTCCCGCCCCTATGA
- the gap gene encoding type I glyceraldehyde-3-phosphate dehydrogenase: protein MSTVKIGINGFGRIGRLVFRAGLTNPSLQFVGINDLVPPDNLAYLLKYDSTHGRFAGSVEAKPDGLLVDGQFIPCLAVRNPAELPWGDLGADYVVEATGLFTDHESAGRHLAAGAKRVVISAPTKDPDKVPTLLMGVNHDAFNPATDTVVSNASCTTNCLAPVAQVIDKHFGLAEGLMTTVHAMTATQPTVDGPSKKDWRGGRGAGQNIIPAATGAAKAVTLVLPQLKGKLTGMAFRVPTPDVSVVDLTFRTEKPTSYKAICEAMQQAAAGELKGILGYTEDQVVSTDFQGDPHSSIFDATAGIELNPQFFKVVAWYDNEWGYSNRVVDLLVTMAKKDGLL, encoded by the coding sequence ATGAGCACTGTCAAAATTGGTATCAATGGATTCGGGCGCATCGGTCGCCTGGTTTTTCGAGCGGGCCTGACGAACCCCAGTTTGCAGTTCGTCGGCATCAACGATCTGGTTCCTCCCGATAATCTGGCCTACCTGCTCAAGTACGATTCCACCCACGGTCGCTTCGCCGGTAGCGTCGAGGCCAAGCCCGACGGCCTGCTGGTCGATGGCCAGTTCATTCCCTGCCTGGCGGTGAGAAATCCAGCCGAGTTGCCCTGGGGCGATCTTGGGGCCGATTACGTGGTCGAGGCGACGGGCCTTTTTACCGATCACGAGAGCGCTGGCCGCCACCTGGCCGCCGGTGCAAAGCGGGTGGTGATCTCCGCTCCGACCAAAGACCCTGACAAGGTACCGACGCTCTTGATGGGTGTCAACCACGACGCGTTCAATCCGGCCACCGATACGGTCGTCTCCAACGCCAGCTGCACCACCAACTGCCTCGCTCCGGTCGCCCAGGTGATCGACAAACACTTCGGTCTGGCAGAAGGGTTGATGACCACGGTCCACGCGATGACGGCGACGCAGCCCACGGTGGACGGCCCGAGCAAAAAAGACTGGCGCGGCGGTCGCGGAGCCGGGCAGAACATTATTCCAGCGGCCACCGGAGCGGCGAAGGCCGTCACCCTTGTGCTGCCGCAGTTAAAGGGCAAGCTCACCGGCATGGCCTTTCGGGTACCGACGCCGGATGTCTCGGTAGTCGATCTCACCTTCCGTACCGAAAAGCCGACCAGCTACAAGGCGATCTGCGAGGCGATGCAGCAGGCGGCGGCGGGCGAATTGAAGGGCATTCTCGGCTACACCGAAGATCAGGTGGTTTCCACCGACTTTCAAGGCGACCCCCATTCGAGCATCTTCGACGCCACCGCCGGGATCGAACTCAATCCCCAGTTTTTCAAAGTCGTCGCCTGGTACGACAACGAGTGGGGCTACTCCAACCGGGTCGTGGATCTGCTCGTGACGATGGCCAAAAAAGACGGTTTACTATAG